The Symphalangus syndactylus isolate Jambi chromosome 6, NHGRI_mSymSyn1-v2.1_pri, whole genome shotgun sequence genome contains the following window.
gtacactgggaggccaagcatggctgatcatttgaggtcaggagttcaagacccgcctggccaacgtggtgggaccccgtctgtaccagagacacaaagtgagctgggcatggtaattctgcctctttatctcagccgagggaggagaatcacttgaacccgggaggcagattctgcctttctgatctcagctgaggtaggagactcacttgaacctgggagacaggggatctAGCGAGCCAATATCAAGCcaatgcaccccaacctgggcgacaagagcgaaacgctgtctcaaaagagagcaaaacaacaacactaaaacagttctatataccctatagaatactatgaagcctcacaaattaaagaaatcgtatcatctgcaacatgaatgagtctacaggaggttacagtgagtgaaataaagcaaaggccaggcacggaggctcgtgactgtaatcccaccactttgggagtccaaggcaggtggagcacttcagcccaggagttggagatcaaactgggcgacgtggtgaaatcccatctctacaaaaaaaaacaaacattagacaggtgtggtgttggacgccttagtcctcgctactcaggagactcaagtgggaagatctcttgaacccgggaggtggaggccgtggtgagccgtgttggtgtcactgtactccagcctgcttgacagagtgagaccctgtctccaaaagtaaataaatacataataaatttttaaaaagcgagcacaaaaattcgaataatgcgtgacctgactgatacgaggaacgtaacatcgttgaaatcgtagctgcagagagcagaagggtgtttccccgaggcaggtgccggggagcgtgtggggagatgtgagtcaaatgataccaaatttcaggcaggaatatttctagagatctactgagcgtcacggcgactacagtgaataactatgtattgcttacttgaaaatagctgtgggagtatATTTTCAATGTATTCTCATCACCATAAAATCAGaatgcgaggaaacgagtgtgttaattagcttgatttggtcattccacaatgcatacatatatgaagcctcacgttgtacaccataaatatatataaatttcactggtctatttaaaatgaaaacttaaatacattataaaacttaaatgatataacatacaataaaaaagacttgtatttgttaaatctccacagaaggagtctaagtcataaaggaaaataaacttcgaggagtggtaaaatcaatcagaaacgtcccatttcattgcttcccgaaacgtgtctgacagagtggacatcctgctgttcactaactccttgttctggaacagttagtgtgtgtgtatgtatggttgtgtgggcttatacacacaaagtaaattaatggtaatgaaagcattctgattctcagtttaatttagttatgtagacagacacacccaccccgccccccagacgcacatttatcaaatcaggcactccaccaaaactagctacttagtgtgtcatctctcactgcagattcaaaagagaaacgtgaatttagagAGGCGTGATGGTTCATCCTCTCTTGGAgcccagttggaagttgactgactgattgggacattgtcgttggttggtctgggtggaagaaaccacttggaccctttattgaacacctactgtgtgccatcgttttaaggctgcccgtgtgttgcttcgttcattcctcaccatgacctcctgatcacacgcTGGAGATCCAaaaccagaagcgcgcagaagctatttgtccagtgttacaaagctactaggtggtggaatttgaatgtgaacccagatgtgtaattctagagcctaagtgcttcacccacctccctgtggtggctctaccgaaaaacagctaagcgcgcattgagaagctgaggactttcagctttgcttttcaaggatttttcttttcaatgttgaaattcataccaagattgattgggcgcctgccagggggggtgggggaaaaatcgggtgggggtggggaggttcagaaagccccacagaaggggaagatgcccaggacagaagactgtcaggaggctgttgggtcagggggttcgccttgttctcagaagccgcggaggttcaggtgggctgggggaggcgagtggtagaaggccagaggtctgggagggaccgagggatggggccaggcgcgaggggccgcggcagggactcgggggactgggagtgggggctcgggcctcggggagcccattggtggaaggacggaggtccgggaggggcagagggatggggacaggagcgacggcccgcggcaggcactccggggggctgggagtcgggggtcggggttagtctcggcttttggccctgtcctgccgccggctgctcccgtttctttggctttgcggcgaggtggacagggttagctctcgggattgagggcggttttggaagcggcctggggctaaggacaggccagggcggcgggagaggcggaccggtggcatcgctggatctgggcgcgctgtcggaccttccacatcaccagctgcaggcaggcgtttgcgtcctcgctggagttgtgcccgtcctggctgtcctggatgatgtgtcccaggtagtcggccgcgagattcctgagggagcgcttgtaggggaaacccaggtagtgcgggaagagcacggccgtgtccaccacggtgctgtggatgagcttcagggccagcagatcgctctccaggctgtgcccgatgaggatggtttgggcgctgaaaaagctcagcaggatggcttggactttgggcaacgtgatgctcgtgttggcgacgtcggcctcggtcactccggaaaacctggtgttgtagtccacgatctcgttgtcgggcttgacgaagctgtcgtacaccactcgcatgtcggcgtccaccacggtgacgcgggtcagctccaggccgtgcgtggtgtagcacatctcacagtccaaggcatagatccctggataagcgtctgtggaacactctttctccaaggtcttcacgaagccatcgaggctgtccttgcggccgtcccgcacgtgctgctttgccacctggcagcccacggagccaggagccgctgcacagcaggtgtactggctaacccggcctccagccacttggctcgagcggacccgcccccagtgataataacacaactggtcgcgtacacagcggcccgaggaggacaccaggtactcggtgccacaacggcagcagaccctgcaggaggagtcgccgggccccttcccctggccagtgaagaggacggcgcctccgggctgctcggggtgcgggaaggggtagccgttctccttgagctggtcctgggtgagcaggaactcctggaggcggctgtacagggcggccctgctgaggccgggcatggagctGGGTGTCAGGCCCTTCagtctcttgagggtgttcaggaccacgttcaggtacaagttcttgttggggctgcagtcgtaggccgccttctcctcgttcagcgccttctcctcggcctcctgcttggaggcgcagaacttgagacactctttggtgaacagttggagatagcctcggcggatgacggtggggacttgaCACCCCGAgcttcggaggataatgggtttcttcaaacgcgctaaggatggacgacggacgatccgcttagagctgatggtggtggaggtcttgtctgccatccccgacctgttgcgcgtcttccgtggctgtctgccgaccttggagccattggagcgttggcttccgctggccacccgggttctcttggcatctgtggcaccggtggccaagcaagggctgtgaaagtgggcgatcctcttcctctccctgggggctgagttgcggactgcggagggtctctctgccagctttggggcggctggcaggcagcaggccgatccccgctgcgcggggaagcaccaagcctccgtcaccatctcgggccacgcagggggcacagccggacccgtattctcgggctccgtctggatccccacagatgctgaggcccgcttgtacatctggggcacccagagcccgaagctctgggcaggctgatgagagggcagtgggaattctggagcctcgagggccgcatcctcggccgccttcttcgcttctggatagccaggtgggaaccagcagggagctgtggctcgcaacatctcgctgccttcgggagcacctgcgtggctctgctcctctcccaactggcggcttcaaggagtgccgccgcggaggcgcaccgcctttatatacgcacagggctcttctgtgagagagggtgggacttgtccttcattacgttgctacttccatccaatcacactgaacctcatcttccacc
Protein-coding sequences here:
- the LOC129483968 gene encoding exonuclease GOR-like, coding for MLRATAPCWFPPGYPEAKKAAEDAALEAPEFPLPSHQPAQSFGLWVPQMYKRASASVGIQTEPENTGPAVPPAWPEMVTEAWCFPAQRGSACCLPAAPKLAERPSAVRNSAPRERKRIAHFHSPCLATGATDAKRTRVASGSQRSNGSKVGRQPRKTRNRSGMADKTSTTISSKRIVRRPSLARLKKPIILRSSGCQVPTVIRRGYLQLFTKECLKFCASKQEAEEKALNEEKAAYDCSPNKNLYLNVVLNTLKRLKGLTPSSMPGLSRAALYSRLQEFLLTQDQLKENGYPFPHPEQPGGAVLFTGQGKGPGDSSCRVCCRCGTEYLVSSSGRCVRDQLCYYHWGRVRSSQVAGGRVSQYTCCAAAPGSVGCQVAKQHVRDGRKDSLDGFVKTLEKECSTDAYPGIYALDCEMCYTTHGLELTRVTVVDADMRVVYDSFVKPDNEIVDYNTRFSGVTEADVANTSITLPKVQAILLSFFSAQTILIGHSLESDLLALKLIHSTVVDTAVLFPHYLGFPYKRSLRNLAADYLGHIIQDSQDGHNSSEDANACLQLVMWKVRQRAQIQRCHRSASPAALACP